In Persephonella hydrogeniphila, the DNA window AAAATCTGTTGTCCTTTCTCCGAAGATGAGAGGAAAAGGAGTGTGGATAGAGGTAGATAGAAAAGCTTACAGCCCTATAAAACAGGGAGCTGTAATTCTGAGTAAAAATATCTATGCAAAAGAGTTTTTGAGGTTCCTATTGTCTGACGAAGGGAAAAAAATACTGAAAAAATATGGATATATAATCAGATGAACAAAATCAGAGGTATTATTGTAAATATAGAAAGTTCAGAGAATGTTTCTCTTGTTGAGGTAGATACCCCTGTAGGAAAGATATGTTCTGTTGTCATTGAAACACCAGAAACAGCTGATTATTTAAAAAAAGGAAATGAGGTTTATGTCTTATTTAAGGAAACAGAAGTATCGGTAGGAAAAAATTTTTCAGGGGAGATCAGTCTGAGGAACAGGGTTGAGTGTATTGTAAAAGAAATTCAAAAGGGAAAAATACTGTCACGAATAGTCCTCCAGAGTGACGGGGAAGATATTGTTTCTGTAATAACAACAAGATCTGCTGAGAGAATGAATATCCAGAAAGGTGATAATGTTACTGCCTTTATAAAAACAAATGAAGTAAGTCTTATGGAGATAGTAAATGGACAGTGAGTTTTTACAGACGGTTTTCCTGACATTTAAACTTGCAACTGTCACTACTGTAATTCTTTTTTTGATAGGTCTTCCTTTATCTTACTTTCTTGCATATAAAGATTTTAGATTTAAGCCTGTTGTTGAGACTGTTGTAAGCCTTCCTCTGGTTCTTCCTCCTACAGTTTTAGGTTTTTACCTTCTCGTCCTTTTGAGTCCAGACTCTTTTATAGGTAGATTTTTGCAAAATATTATTGGAAAACAGTTGATATTTAGCTTTGAAGGTATTGTTATAGGTTCTGTTATATACAGTCTTCCTTTCCTCGTCCATCCCTTTCAGTCGGGTTTCCAGTCTGTCCCAAGAAGTATAATAGAGGCTTCTTACACCCTCGGAAAAGGTAAGATAGAGACATTAATAAAGGTTATACTCCCAAATATGAAACATTCCATATTAACAGGGATTGTCCTTGCCTTTGCCCATACCGTTGGAGAGTTTGGCGTTGTCCTTATGATTGGTGGTTCAATTCCCGGTGAGACAAAAGTTGCCTCTATTGCAATATATGAAGAGGTAGAAGCCCTTAACTATAGCAAGGCTAATCTGTATGCTGTTGTTCTTTTTATTATAACTTTTTTGATACTTATTACTGTGTACACAGTAAATAGAAGATTTACGAGGGCTGATAGTTTATGAAAATAAAACTGAAGAAGAGGCTTAAAGGGGCAGAGGAAAATTTTTTTCTTGATGTAGATATAAATGTAGAAGAAGGCTGTTTTATAACTATTTTTGGGAAATCAGGAGCAGGAAAGACAAGTATTTTGAG includes these proteins:
- a CDS encoding TOBE domain-containing protein, whose protein sequence is MNKIRGIIVNIESSENVSLVEVDTPVGKICSVVIETPETADYLKKGNEVYVLFKETEVSVGKNFSGEISLRNRVECIVKEIQKGKILSRIVLQSDGEDIVSVITTRSAERMNIQKGDNVTAFIKTNEVSLMEIVNGQ
- the modB gene encoding molybdate ABC transporter permease subunit, yielding MDSEFLQTVFLTFKLATVTTVILFLIGLPLSYFLAYKDFRFKPVVETVVSLPLVLPPTVLGFYLLVLLSPDSFIGRFLQNIIGKQLIFSFEGIVIGSVIYSLPFLVHPFQSGFQSVPRSIIEASYTLGKGKIETLIKVILPNMKHSILTGIVLAFAHTVGEFGVVLMIGGSIPGETKVASIAIYEEVEALNYSKANLYAVVLFIITFLILITVYTVNRRFTRADSL